ACACCCTGATAATGTCCTGTTGCCATTCTTTGCAGAAAGCCAGGACATGTCGGGAGATGACGAAATACAGGAGGCTTATTATGCCTTCTCACATCTTGGTTGTGATGAACAGATGTGGGACTGCGAAGGCAAAGAGGTAGACGACTTTGTTGTAAGAAAACTACTCACAAAATACAAGCATTTCTTCTATGAAAGAACTCTGGGAAAGGATGCTTTTCTG
The DNA window shown above is from Nitrospirota bacterium and carries:
- the ppcA gene encoding phosphoenolpyruvate carboxylase encodes the protein MYVPMVMSTQHPDNVLLPFFAESQDMSGDDEIQEAYYAFSHLGCDEQMWDCEGKEVDDFVVRKLLTKYKHFFYERTLGKDAFLTLRVPNPDIEKEEAKILIETLESIPRSCDAARLFYGEEIPPIFEIILPMTTSAE